In Scytonema millei VB511283, the genomic window TTGGCTGTAAAGTTGATGTCGAGGAGCTTGGAGAAATAGCATGACTCTTTACCCCTGAAACACCTGCGTGAATGGACTGTGCATGAGTTGAACCAGCACAAAGACGATCCCAATGTCACGGTGTTGGATGTCCGCTCGGATGAAGAGTACAGCAACGGTAACGTGCCTGGTGCTAACCACATTTACGTACCGCATTTAGAAGAGCATCTTGACGAGTTAGATAAGATTCAAACTATTGCCACCTATTGCGGCAGTGGTTATCGAGCTTCAATCGCTGCCAGTCTTCTACAAAAGCATGGTTTTGAGCAGGTCATCAACGTCCCTGGTTCGTGGAATGCTTGACAGACAGCTTCGCTACCTATCGAGCGGCGTAAGGATGCAGCGATCGGCATGAATTAGTTTGCATCTATAGAATTCACCAGCGACCTATGAAAAAAATTAAGTACGTTCTATTAAGTTTATTAGGCTTAATTAGTGCAATTCTGATTTGGGGTTTGCTCGAACCATACCTAATTGACGTAGAACCACAAGTTGCTGCAATTCCCAATCTACCTGCTGCTTGGTCAGGGCAAAAAGTTGCAGTTATCGGTGATTGGCAGATAGGAATGTGGCTGGACAACACCCCTACTATTCGTCAAATTGTACGGCAAATAGTTAAAGAGCGTCCCGCGATCGCGTTGATTATTGGTGACTTTATTTACTCTCCAGGTCAGAACCCCAGCGAAGAAATTAACCAAGCAATCGAGCTTGTCCGTCCGCTACCTGCCTCCGGTATCGCAACCTATGCCGTGTTGGGCAATCACGATTATGGCATGAAAGCAAAGGATGCTCCTCCAAACGTAACTTTAGCCGCTAATTTAGCTGAGTCTTTAGAAGCGGCAGGCGTACAAGTGTTGAAAAATGAAGCTGTTGCGATCGTACCGTCACAAGATAGAAGCCAAACATCAGCTAAAAGCGATCGCATCTATTTAGTAGGTGTAGGATCGCACTGGGCTAATGAGGACAAACCAGCAGCAGCACTGGCTGAAGTACCAGACTCAGCACCCAGGTTTGTCATGATGCATAATCCCGAATCTTTTGCCCTGTTTCCCGCCAATACTGCACCTGTGGCTGTAGCAGGACACACTCACGGAGGACAAATTCGCTTGCCATTCACTCCAGAATGGTCTTGGTTGACTTTTACTAAAAAAGATCGGGTTCATGCTGACGGCTGGAGCGATGGATTTGGAAAGCCAGGAAACCATCTTTACGTGAACCGAGGGATTGGTTTTAGCATCATACCAATCAGAATCAATTGCCCGCCTGAAATTACTTTGTTTGCACTTCAGCCAGCCCGCGAATCTGCCTAAATGCTGTTGTCGCGATCGTTGATTTTAAAAGGCATTCACTCTAAAAAGAACAACTCTGTAACGGCAATCGATCTAATAGGAAATTACATTCAACGAAAGCGAGTTAAGTAGACTATAAATATTAAAATATCGTCTAAATCGAGAGAATTTGATGTTTATGATTTGCTATGGTTGCAAAGTTTAAGTAAATTAAACTAAACGAACTTAAATAAAAAAATATTATCATTCAAAAAATAGTTTTCAGAAATGTTTTTTTGGCTAGCATTAAAATAAATTGCAAAAGAAATACTAATAATATTCTATCTCTTTAGAACGAGATTACAAAGTTAGTTTTATCGCTAAAGAGCGATTTGTTTTAAATTGATAAGCATTAAATTGATAAAGAAGTAGATACATAACAAGGAGAAGATTAACGATGCGGCTTTCCAGCTTTTCTAAAATTCTAGGCATAAGTGCGATCGCAGTAAGTGCCACAATCCTACCCCTAAATATGCCTGCTAACGCCCAAATTATTGCACCTGATGTCGAGCGTGAAGACATTTACGAAGACGAAGATGATGGTTTTGATTGGGGCTGGCTGGGATTGATTGGTTTATTTGGTTTGGCTGGTTTAGCAGGTAAGAACAAACGCCAAGAACCTGTTATAGAACGAGACGCTCGCTTAGGAAATCGGATGATTGAAGATCGCGAACCTACTGCATATCGAGATCCCGATTCAAGCGATCGCACTGGTTATCGTTGATAGCATCCTTGATGCTGAGAGCTTCAAAAATCCAGACCTTATCCTCACATATTCGGGCAAGTAGGCATATCCTCGCCAATCAACAGCCGCGCCAAACTCGGCAGCGCCTCACCGTAGGTTGGATGAATGTGAACGGATTGCTCTAATAATTGCCACGTTGCACCCGCTTCCATCAGCGATAAGAATACATGGACTAACTCGGCAGTTTCATAACCTACCAAGGTTGCACCTAAAATTTTGTCAGTATCGCGATCGATAACCAGGCGATAAAATCCCAGGTCGTGTCCCCACTCGATCCCCCGCGCAATATGTGCCATTGGTAGAGTCACCGCACGGGCATTGATGCCTTGTTTTTCTGCTTCTGCTAGCGTCATGCCAACGCGCCCTACTTGGGGTTCGGTGTAAACGGCATAGCCCAAAACGCGATCGCTCTTGGTGCGCTCCTCGCCACACAAAATCGCTTTGAGGCGGCGATAGTCTTCCCAGGAAACATGGGTGAAAGCGGGCTGTTTAGCAACATCACCAATCGCATAGACGTGGGGGTTAGTTGTATGAAAGCGATCGTCGATCTTGACATACCCCTGTGGATCCAACTCAATTTCCGCCGCCGCTACATTCAATGCATCCGTATTCGGTTTGCGTCCGGTGGCAACTAACAAAGCTTCTGCCTCTAAGGTTTCGCCATTGCTCAAATTTAGAGTAAATACTCCATCTATATGTTGAACTTGTTGCACGCTAGTGTGAAAGTGCAATCCAATTCCATCGCGCTTAAATGCTTCTGCTAACGTGTCGCTGACTTCCGACTCTTCGCGATCGAGCAAGCGATCGCCCCGCACGATAATATCAGTTTGACTGCCCAAACGCGCCAATCCCTGCCCTAATTCCATCCCAATATATCCACCTCCCACGACTAACAAACGGGGCGGTAGCGCCTGCAAGTCAAAAAAATTGCGATTTGTGAGATAGGGGGTGTTGGCTAAACCTGGAATGTCGGGTACTAGTGCCGAAGTCCCCGTATTAATGACGATGACTGGAGCCTCAGCCGTCACATCGCCACCTGTCACCGTGCGTTCTCCAGTAAAGGCAGCTTCAGCGCAGACGATTTCAACCCCTGCGGTATCTAAACGCTTGTGCGTCCCTTGATTGAAGCGATCGCGGATCGACCTTACCCGTTCCATCACGGTAGGAAAATCTATTTGTACCTGAGCCTGGATGCCCAAACTAGCAGCTTGACGGGCGCGACCTGCGGCATGGGCAGCAGCAAGAAACGCTTTTGAGGGCGTACAGCCGTAGTTAATGCAACTTCCTCCCAAAGCATCGCGCTCGAACAGAACCACCTTGCTTCCTGCCTTTGCCCAATCAGCAGCTAAGGGAATGCCACCTTGACCGCTACCGATAACGATGAGGTCTGCTGTTTTCATATCTGGGCGCTCTGCTTTGTGTCCTTGCGTCAGACAAGTTTGCATTGTTGAATGCAACTGCTAACAGTTTAAAGAAAAGGCGAGTGTGCCAAGAATAATTCGCTATTTTTTAACATTCATCCTCGGAGTTAGATTTAATATTTTCTTTCAGATGTTTGTGGCGATCGCTCCCACATGCTTTTCCATTCGACTTGATTCGCCCCCAATAAGTTAGTAACTACTGCGATCGCCAACAAGCTAGCCAGGAAAATTCCGACAGTAAACCAGTTGAGCTGATGGTACATATCCCCTAAAAGGAATAGAAATTGGCACCCAACCATTTGCTCCTCTACCTGTAAGTATGACTCTGCGACCGCTAGAAATATAACCGACTACCTTGCTATCATTTGAGGGTTCTTGTCTTGCCGGAATTCCTCGATTGGCAACGACTCGACGGCAACTGCTGGGTGGTGGGGCTTTAGCTTGACAGCGACCGATCCAATCTGCATAGACATATCCCTTCAAAGGTGCAGAAATAGGAACCCAGTTATTCGTAATCCCGCCTGCAACTTCTACGTTACGCCCGTAGGCAATAATCCCAACTGCATTACTATAAACTGTGGGCTGTTCTCGGACGTACAAACCTCTTTTAGCAATGACTTGGTTGCAACTATACGAGCGTTGTGCTATTTGATTTCCGATTTCAGCAGCTAGTAGATCTTTTGAGTTAGAAGACGTATTATCCCGCAATTCAATTGCACTGACGGAAAGCATGGGAGTGGCAAGAATTGCTGCTGTTAAGAAAGGTATTGTTAATGCTGAATATTCTTTTGAGCGATGTTTCCAATTCATAAAGAGCGTCCTGCAATTGACAATTAAAGATTTTTGATTTGCACGATCTGTAAAGCTATCCAAGCTACGCCTTTAGATAGATGTTTGCTCGGTTTACGTGTCTGCGAATATATTTTGACCGAAAAAGGTGCAGATCTCGTGGAAAAAATCACTTTGTCTTCTCCCCTAGTTTTCCACCTTTTTAGATTTAAATAGATCTGCCCTACGTCATACCTGCAATTTGGTTTTCTGCTTGGGGTGTAGTGACGCGACAGATTATTTACACAGTTGCAGACATCACTTCAAAGGTAATTTAGGGAGCGATCTTGAGTTACATTGCTCGTAAACGCAGCAAAACATTGGAATACGAACCCGCGATCGCAACTTCGCGACGATAATAAGTTCATCAATCGCAGCGAAATCGAACTGTTTTAAAGAGATGGCATTGCAGTTGTTGTCCTTGTAAGGCTGTTTCGCGATCGTCTACCCAAGCTTGCTGCAATGACACGCCATGTACGTGCAATTGTACGCTTTGATAAGGGAAGCCATAGTTTCCTTGTTGTTCCCACACAAGTTCTAAACTATCTTCATGCTGGATAAAGTAGAAGCGATCGCACCGAGATTCTCCATAACCATCTCCGGCATCAGTGTATAGGGTGTAGGAATTTTGGTCACGCATCAGCCGTAGGCGAAGCGCAGTGTTCGGCGCAAAGGCACAAAGAGAAGAATCTATTTCCCTCTCTTCAGCTTTCTTCATGGGTGGGTAAAGGTGGAGAATCAATTGCTTTGAGTCTTCCATTGGTAAAATACTTCCTGCTTTTACCAACAGGGGAATTTGTTCGAGGGGGGAATCTAGTTCGATTGTCTTTCCTCCCTTGATTGTCGAATCATTCCAGAAGTTGTACCAATCTCCTTTGGGTAGGTAGAGTGTACGCGATCGCTTTCCCTCTTCTACAATCGGACAGACAAGCAGCGCGTCACCCAAATAAAACGCATCTTCCACGTCCCAAAGGGAGCGATCGCTCGGATTGCCCCAGAATAAAGGACGCACGGGTGGATATCCTTTTTGAGTTGTCTCCCACGCCAAGGTATAGAAGTAGGGCATCAATCGGTAGCGTAATTGCAGAAAGCTGCGAACGATACTCAAGTAAGGTTCGCCATAAGTCCAAGGTGTACGAGGAGCAACGCTAGTGGAACTGTGGGTTCGGCAAAACATCAAAAACGTTGCCATCTGGAACCAACGCAGATACAGTTCGGCTGAAGGATTGCCTTGAAAACCACCAATATCGGGACCGCTATAAGAAATACCTGATATTCCTAAACCAACCACCGTTGCTACTGTCTGGCGCAATGCTTCCCACGTCGAGATCGTATCCCCCGTCCACGTCCAAGCGTAGCGTTGCAATCCCGCCCAGCCCGATCGCGACACGATGAAGGGGCGTTGCTGCGGTCGATATTGACGAATGCTCTCGTAAGCGGCTTGGGCTTCTAGTAACCCGTAGACATTATGTGCTTCGCGATGATCGCCGCCTCTGCCTTCCAAGCAATGTTGCGCGACTTGAGGCAGCGAGGGATCGCCCCAGGAAACGAATGCCGCAGGTTCGTTCATATCGTGCCAAAATCCCGCTATTCCTACATCTAGAAGATAAGCGTATTGACGGCTCCACCAAGCTCGAACTTTGGGGTTAGTAAAGTCGG contains:
- a CDS encoding metallophosphoesterase translates to MKKIKYVLLSLLGLISAILIWGLLEPYLIDVEPQVAAIPNLPAAWSGQKVAVIGDWQIGMWLDNTPTIRQIVRQIVKERPAIALIIGDFIYSPGQNPSEEINQAIELVRPLPASGIATYAVLGNHDYGMKAKDAPPNVTLAANLAESLEAAGVQVLKNEAVAIVPSQDRSQTSAKSDRIYLVGVGSHWANEDKPAAALAEVPDSAPRFVMMHNPESFALFPANTAPVAVAGHTHGGQIRLPFTPEWSWLTFTKKDRVHADGWSDGFGKPGNHLYVNRGIGFSIIPIRINCPPEITLFALQPARESA
- a CDS encoding glycoside hydrolase family 31 protein, with amino-acid sequence MAFLKQLSLQINYVFKSLFFLQYIPHAFFYSLKRDRLHRQYLTDSSVNPVTQPGKLLQAKTIDRGAYFYFEQAELEISFLTPDLVRVNWSTDLLPIPYAVVDRNWETVETTLSEMGNDWAIASDALSVTVGVDGSLKFCDRAGQILRTELPPQRQGEKWIHQSQLRSEERIYGLGERASSLNLRAAKDELQKPKIYQMWNRDPGGRYNPGTDPIYICIPVYLGLHDEGSYLIFYENSFRAELTFADMAIANFAGGSLRYYITIGEPSQLSDRYTQLTGRAPLPPRWALGYHQSRWGYRTEANVRQEVKAFQTYNLPLSAVHLDIDCQVEHRAFTIDPKRFPKIDSFTQELAETGVRLIAINNPGIKFSRRSNLFLEGQVLNGFCTYPTGELAIASVWAGPMAFPDFTNPKVRAWWSRQYAYLLDVGIAGFWHDMNEPAAFVSWGDPSLPQVAQHCLEGRGGDHREAHNVYGLLEAQAAYESIRQYRPQQRPFIVSRSGWAGLQRYAWTWTGDTISTWEALRQTVATVVGLGISGISYSGPDIGGFQGNPSAELYLRWFQMATFLMFCRTHSSTSVAPRTPWTYGEPYLSIVRSFLQLRYRLMPYFYTLAWETTQKGYPPVRPLFWGNPSDRSLWDVEDAFYLGDALLVCPIVEEGKRSRTLYLPKGDWYNFWNDSTIKGGKTIELDSPLEQIPLLVKAGSILPMEDSKQLILHLYPPMKKAEEREIDSSLCAFAPNTALRLRLMRDQNSYTLYTDAGDGYGESRCDRFYFIQHEDSLELVWEQQGNYGFPYQSVQLHVHGVSLQQAWVDDRETALQGQQLQCHLFKTVRFRCD
- a CDS encoding WGxxGxxG family protein — encoded protein: MRLSSFSKILGISAIAVSATILPLNMPANAQIIAPDVEREDIYEDEDDGFDWGWLGLIGLFGLAGLAGKNKRQEPVIERDARLGNRMIEDREPTAYRDPDSSDRTGYR
- a CDS encoding rhodanese-like domain-containing protein, whose product is MHELNQHKDDPNVTVLDVRSDEEYSNGNVPGANHIYVPHLEEHLDELDKIQTIATYCGSGYRASIAASLLQKHGFEQVINVPGSWNA
- a CDS encoding dihydrolipoyl dehydrogenase family protein, with protein sequence MQTCLTQGHKAERPDMKTADLIVIGSGQGGIPLAADWAKAGSKVVLFERDALGGSCINYGCTPSKAFLAAAHAAGRARQAASLGIQAQVQIDFPTVMERVRSIRDRFNQGTHKRLDTAGVEIVCAEAAFTGERTVTGGDVTAEAPVIVINTGTSALVPDIPGLANTPYLTNRNFFDLQALPPRLLVVGGGYIGMELGQGLARLGSQTDIIVRGDRLLDREESEVSDTLAEAFKRDGIGLHFHTSVQQVQHIDGVFTLNLSNGETLEAEALLVATGRKPNTDALNVAAAEIELDPQGYVKIDDRFHTTNPHVYAIGDVAKQPAFTHVSWEDYRRLKAILCGEERTKSDRVLGYAVYTEPQVGRVGMTLAEAEKQGINARAVTLPMAHIARGIEWGHDLGFYRLVIDRDTDKILGATLVGYETAELVHVFLSLMEAGATWQLLEQSVHIHPTYGEALPSLARLLIGEDMPTCPNM
- a CDS encoding SH3 domain-containing protein, producing the protein MNWKHRSKEYSALTIPFLTAAILATPMLSVSAIELRDNTSSNSKDLLAAEIGNQIAQRSYSCNQVIAKRGLYVREQPTVYSNAVGIIAYGRNVEVAGGITNNWVPISAPLKGYVYADWIGRCQAKAPPPSSCRRVVANRGIPARQEPSNDSKVVGYISSGRRVILTGRGANGWVPISIPFRGYVPSAQLVYCRNFPG